Part of the Sulfobacillus acidophilus DSM 10332 genome, CGCTGTAATTATTTGAGATACTACCGGAATCGGGTCACGCGTCTCGTGTGGGGCCGAACCATGGCCCCCCCGTCCTTCGATGCGAATGATAAACCGATCGGAATTGGCGGATTGCACCCCTTCACGGGCGCCAATGCGCCCGCTGGGCAACTCCGCCTGAAGGTGCAAGCCTGTGACGCGCGAGACCGAGTCCAACACCCCGTCTTGGATCATTTTGAGGGCGCCGCCGGGGTGGCGCTCCTCGGCGGGTTGGAAGATGAGGCGCGCCTGTCCGCCGTGTTGGGCCACGAGATCGGGGAGAATGGCAGCGACTCCCAGGAGGATGGCGGTATGCCCATCATGACCGCAGGCATGCATCACCCCCCTGTTCTGAGAACGATAGGGGACTTCCGCCTCTTCATCGATGGGCAACGCATCAATATCGGCACGAGCTAACACACGCGGACCGGAGGTTCCAATGTCCACGACCACGCCGGTTTCACCGGCGACATACGGCTTAAGCCCCAATCGGGTCAATTGCTCCCGGATAAAGGATTGGGTACGAAATTCTTCATAACCCAGTTCAGGATGTTGGTGAAGATGACGACGCCACGCGATTAACTGCGGAAGCAGCTGCTGGACGGTGTCCGGGATTATGAGCAGGCCTCCTCTTGAGAAGCCGGTTCGAGCGTCAAGAAAGACAACGCCGTTTCGGCCAATAAAGCGACGCCGATGGGGAGGGCGTCTTCATCCAAGGTAAACCGGGGATGATGATGCGGATATATGGCGCCCACTGCCGGGTTCCGACAACCGAGCATCAGAAAAGCCCCGGGGATCCGTTCCAGATAATAGGCGAAATCTTCGCCGGCCAGAAGGGGCGC contains:
- a CDS encoding amidohydrolase (PFAM: Peptidase family M20/M25/M40; Peptidase dimerisation domain~TIGRFAM: amidohydrolase~COGs: COG1473 Metal-dependent amidase/aminoacylase/carboxypeptidase~InterPro IPR010168:IPR002933:IPR011650~KEGG: ppm:PPSC2_c2849 crowt peptidase m20d~PFAM: Peptidase M20; Peptidase M20, dimerisation~PRIAM: N-acetyldiaminopimelate deacetylase~SPTR: Amidohydrolase;~TIGRFAM: Peptidase M20D, amidohydrolase~manually curated) — translated: MLIIPDTVQQLLPQLIAWRRHLHQHPELGYEEFRTQSFIREQLTRLGLKPYVAGETGVVVDIGTSGPRVLARADIDALPIDEEAEVPYRSQNRGVMHACGHDGHTAILLGVAAILPDLVAQHGGQARLIFQPAEERHPGGALKMIQDGVLDSVSRVTGLHLQAELPSGRIGAREGVQSANSDRFIIRIEGRGGHGSAPHETRDPIPVVSQIITAMQTIVSRMTNPVDAAVVTIGSVQSGSTFNAIPSSAEIRGTVRTFRTDVQERIASALAQMVDGISAASGCTGTVTYTRGYPSIINSAQDVQLLRQVVEEYGGSDVWVDIPVRMGGEDFAYYLQQRPGVFWHLGAQPGPNPYPHHHSRFTFDESVMPLGVWIMAQTILAMIREAIVDEPPR